The sequence below is a genomic window from Bradyrhizobium septentrionale.
GGCTTGTCGGCGGCGATGCGGCCGAGCGAGCGGTAGGGATCGAGCAGATGCGTGCCCATCCAGGTCAGCGCACCCAGGCAAATGATGATCAGCAGCGGCGCCGACCAGATCACCAGCTCGAGCTGGGTCGAGTGATCCCACTCCGGCTCGTAGGGTGCTTCGGTATTGGATTGGCGGTAGCGCCAGGCGAAGAAGATGGTCAGCGCCATCACCGGAAGCACGATCACCAGCATCAGGATGGTGGAGATCACGACGAGGTCGCGCTGCTGGGCGGCGATGTCGCCGGCGGGCGCCAGGACGACGAAATCGCACCCGCCAAGGAACGCCGCGAACGGCAATAAGGCCAATAGTTTCAAGGCGCGCACGGCTCACCCCGCTAGAATTTCATGAGTTCCGCCAACGGGTAGCTGCGATGCAGCAAAGTTGACATTGGACAATTTGTCCAATGTTGCACTGCGGGATGGGAGGTCAGAAGGTGAGGTGGACCGCGCGGCAAATTCTGCCCGTGGCCTCATCTCTAATTTGAGCATGGTCTGTTCGGAAAACCGGTTTCCACTTTTCCGGATCATGCTCGAAAGGACGGTCTCCGGCGATGGCACAGGCCCCAGCAATGGCTCACGGCTCCCCGACGGCATCAGGTCACGGGCAGGCGAAACCCGGCGAAATCGCCATCGGCGTCATCATCGGACGCACCTCGGAATTCTTCGACTTCTTCGTCTATGCGATCGCCTCGGTGATCGTGTTCCCGAAGCTGGTCTTCCCGTTCGTCAATGAACTGACCGGCACGCTCTATTCGTTCGGGATCTTCGCGCTGGCTTTCGCCGCGCGGCCGCTCGGCACCGTGATCTTCATGGCGGTCGACCGCCGCCACGGCAAGGGCGCCAAGCTCGTCATCGCGCTGGTCCTGCTCGGCACCTCCACGGTCGCGATCGCCTTCCTGCCCGGCTACGACACGATCGGCGTGGCGGCGATCTGGCTGTTGGCCGCCGCGCGGCTCGCGCAGGGCATCGCCTGGGGCGGCGCGTGGGACGGTCTCGCCTCGCTGCTTGCGATGAATTCGCCGCCGAACCGCCGCGGCTGGTATGCGATGGTGCCGCAGCTCGGCGCGCCGCTCGGGCTGATCGTGGCGAGCGCGCTGTTCGCGTTCTTCGCCGGCAACCTCTCGGCGGATGATTTCTTCGATTGGGGCTGGCGCTATCCGTTCTTCGTCGCCTTCGCCATCAACGTGGTGGCGCTGTTCGCGCGGCTGCGCATGGTGGCGACCGATGAATATTCCGAGCTGTTCGAAAGCCGCGATCTGGAGCCGGCGCGCGTCGGCGAGACCATCAAGCAGGAGGGCCGCCACATCCTGCTCGGCGCCTTCGCGCCGCTGGCGAGCTTTGCCCTGTTCCACATGGTCACGGTGTTTCCGCTGTCCTGGGTGTTCCTGTTCACCAGGGAAAGCCCGGTGCGCTTCCTGATCATCGAGATGATCGGCGCCGCGGTCGGCGTCGTCGCGATCATCGCCTCCGGCATGATCGCCGACCGCGTCGGGCGCAAGCCGCTGCTGCTGGGGTCCGCGGTCGCGATCGCGGTGTATAGCGGCTTCGCCCCGCAGCTGCTCGATGCCGGTGCGGTCGGCGAGACCGTCTACATGGTGCTCGGCTTCGTGCTGCTCGGGCTGTCGTTCGGCCAGTCGTCGGGCGCGATCGCCTCGAGCTTCGCGCGGACCTATCGCTACACGGCCTCGGCGCTGACCTCGGATTTCGCCTGGCTGTTCGGCGCCGGCTTTGCGCCGCTCGCAGCGCTGCTGCTGGCGACCCATTTCGGCCTGATCTCGGCCGGCGCCTATCTCCTGTCGGGCGCGGTGTGGACGCTGCTGGCGCTGTGGCTCAGCGGCCTGCGCGAAGCGGAAGTCAATTAGTCACGCAGCCCGGTCTTCTCCTTCCCCCTGAAAGGGGAAGGTCGGGATGGGGGTCAGCCGCAGGCGACGCTGCAAGCGGAGAGAGAAGATCCCCACCCGCTTTGCTCTGGCGAGCAAAGCGACCTCCCCTTTTCAAGGGGAGGTGGAAGCGCCGCGTGGATGGAGATGGGCCCATCACCCATCGTCATCGGAACAGTCCGTCGACGCGGAACGAATACCCCGCACCGACGATATAGTTCGGCGAGTTGCGGTTGAGCCCGAACGCGATATGGAGGTCGACCTGCTGGGTCGGCGTGATCCGGTAGAGACCGCCGGAATTGATCAGCTGGGTCGGCCGCGCGCCGTCGGGATAGTCGCCGACATACTCAGTGAACACACTCATCCGCTCGGTCAGCTTCTTCTCGATCACGAAGGTCGCTTCCGACATATGCCGTCCGGTCAGTTCGGCGGGGCGGAAGAATTCCGTGAACATGCCGCTGACGCCCCAGCCGTCATGCAGCTCCCAGGACCATGGCAGCTGGATGTAGGGCTGCGCGCCGCGCCCGGCGATTTCGGCCGCACCGGTCGGCAGCGCGACGCCGGCGGTGAGCGAGAGGTCGATCTTCCCCGGCACCGGGCTGATCTGCCATTTGATGCCGGGCGCGACGTCGGAAAAGCCCGAGGCTCCCGGCGACTTCAGCGTGCCGGTATAGCTCGGCAGGTCGATCAGCGCTTCGAGGCAGGGTGCAATGCCGAGCCGCCAGCGGCTGTTGCTGCCGTCGATGCTGCGGCCAGCGTTGCGGCCGGTCAGGTTGACGCCGTTCTCGTTCTGCAAGCTCCCGACCGGCACGACGATACTCGAATTGGTTACGTCGGGCCGGTCGGTCGCAATTTCGTCGCTCGCCTTGGGACAACCGTCCGCGCGCGCAGCGGTGGCTGCTGCGAGTGTGAGCGCAGCAAGCGCGCACCCGAGTTGGGCAAGTCGAGCGACGGCGCCGCACCGGTTGGGAAACACTGGGGATGCTCCTGTCGCGCGGCGCGCTGCGGAGGTGGCAGCTTGGAATAGATCGGCCGATGACGCGGATATTCCTGGCAGGCGGGAAAAAACTTCAACAAGACGTGCTGATGTCAGCGATCAATGCGGCTGGCGTCCGGCGCCATTGTGCGGCAAGCTTGAGCTGCCGATCGAGGCGGCACGGCATGACCGCTCGAACGCCACGTGAATATCGCGCACCGATTGCCATTGGCGCTCTGCTGCTGGGTCTGCTGGACCCATCGGGAGCCCTTGCCCGCGGGGGCAGTTTTCCGCGCGATGACCCCTGGAACGCGGAGCGCATCGACAATCTGCCGCCCGATATCCGCAATGCGGTCCTGCATATGTGCGGGTCGCGGCCCAATGCCGGGCACTATTTCGCGACCTATCTCGACAACGCCCGCGTGGTCAGGCTGCATTTCGAGCATTTCAATTGCGAGGGCGCGCAGCAGTTGCACCACCGCGCCGATGGCTGCCTGCATCAGGACTACGCCCGGACGGGCGCGCATTATCATCTGATCCGCAATTACGTCGGCCGCTGCGAGGATTGAAGGAACCGCGCCCGCAGGCGGAATTTCAGGGAATAGAATGGCAGCGTGGCTGCTCCTGTTGTGGTGGCAAACAGGAGCCCCATGGAATGACCATTCGTTCGATCGCAGGCGCCATCGCGCCGCGGCACGCCAAACTCGCCGCGATGGCGGCGATTGCGCTTCTGCTCGCCCTCAACAGCGCCCGGGCGGCAGGAGATCCGGCGCGCGGCGCCACGCTGTATCAGGGCTGCGGCGATTGCCATTCGATCGAGAAGAACGACGTCGGCCCGATGCACAAGGGTGTCGTCGGCCGCCTCGCCGGCACCGTCGCGGGCTACAATTACTCGCCGGCGCTGAAGGACTCGAAGATCGTATGGACCGAGGCGAATCTCGACAAATGGCTGACCGGTCCGGACGCCATGGTTCCGGGCACCAAGATGTTCTACGAGGTTCAGGATCCGAAGGATCGCGCCGACATCATCGCGTTCCTCAAGGAGAAGGCGAAATAGCGCATTCTCTCTCCACGTCGTCCCTGCGTTCGCCGGGACGACGGTGGTGTGCGTGTACGGCCTCAATCCACCACGATCTTGACGCGGTCGCGCGGCTTCACCTGGGCGTGGGAATCGAGTCCGTTGAGCACGCGGAAGCGCTCGGCCGGATGATCGACGCCGGCCATGCGGTGCGACAGCGATTCCACGGTATCGCCGGGCTGCACATTGATGACCTTGATGCGCAGCGGGCGCGCGGCCTGGATCTCGTCGAGCGTCAGGCGGCGGAACGAGTTGACGGTCTCGCGCGCGTTGCGCTCGCTTTCGGTGGATTTCTGCTTGGCGGCGAAGATGAAGCGATAGACGTCGCTGCCGAAGCGCAGCGCGTAGACCTTGAACTGCCACTGGTCGCCATGCGCGGTGGCCGATGCCGCCGGAAAGCCGTTGATGTTGAGGTCCTCGGTCGAGGACTTCTCGACGCCTTCCATCCAGCCGGAGTTCAGATAGTCGCCGAGCGACTGCTCGGCCGGCACCCGCACCACATCGAAGCGCATCGCCTGGCTGCCGCCCTCGCGGACGCCGATCACCGCCTGCGCGGTGTTGTCGAGCGTGAAATTGTCGGGCGCGGTGAAGGTGAAGCCGAGCTTGGGATGCAGGAAGCGGCGGCCCCGCACAAACCCCTCGCTGGGGTCCTCGCCATAGACGATGTTGTCGATCGCGGCGAGATAGGTCTCGCGGTCGCGCTCGTTGTTTTCGGGCGACGAATATTGCCGCGCGGTGGTCTGCGCGTTGGAGATGCGCTCTGGCGTTGCCGGATGCGACGAGGTGAAGTCCTGCGCGCGCGGATCGAGCGCGGTCTTGCCGACCTTGAGCGCGGCATTGCGCTCCATCGCGGTCAGGAAGCGCGCCGCGCCGTAGGGATCGAAATGCGCGCGCGCCGCGATCCCGACGCCGATGCCGTCGGCCTCGAACTCCTGCTGCCGCGAGAAGCTCGCCATCGTCAGCTTGGTCTTGGCGAGCGCCAGCGCCGTGAGATCGGGGTCGCTGCTCATGTCGGTGACGACGCGCGTCACCACCGCCGCCTGGCGCGCCTGGTCCTCGCGCATCGCGGCGTGCTTGGCCAGCACATGCGCCATCTCGTGGCTCAGCACCGAGGAGAGTTCGGAGGTGTCGCTGGCGAGCGCGATCAGGCCGCGCGTGACGTAGAGCTGGCCGGTCGGCAGCGCGAAGGCGTTGACCGCGCCGGAATTGAGGATCGTGACCTTGTAGGCCTGGTCGGGCCGTTCGGACGCGGCGACCAACTGATCGACGGTCTTGCTGATCAGGGCCTCGAGCTTCGGATCGTCATAGGCGCCGCCATAGGCCGACAGGATGCGCTCATGCTCGCGCTCGCTATTGGGCGTCTGCTGCACCACGCGATTCGGCTTCGCCGGAGCCGCCGCTGCGGTCGGGGGGGCCTGCTCGAAACGGCCGACATTGCCGATATTGCCGCAGGCCGAGAGCGTCAGGGCCGCGCAGACAAGCGCCGGCGCAG
It includes:
- a CDS encoding MFS transporter, whose product is MAHGSPTASGHGQAKPGEIAIGVIIGRTSEFFDFFVYAIASVIVFPKLVFPFVNELTGTLYSFGIFALAFAARPLGTVIFMAVDRRHGKGAKLVIALVLLGTSTVAIAFLPGYDTIGVAAIWLLAAARLAQGIAWGGAWDGLASLLAMNSPPNRRGWYAMVPQLGAPLGLIVASALFAFFAGNLSADDFFDWGWRYPFFVAFAINVVALFARLRMVATDEYSELFESRDLEPARVGETIKQEGRHILLGAFAPLASFALFHMVTVFPLSWVFLFTRESPVRFLIIEMIGAAVGVVAIIASGMIADRVGRKPLLLGSAVAIAVYSGFAPQLLDAGAVGETVYMVLGFVLLGLSFGQSSGAIASSFARTYRYTASALTSDFAWLFGAGFAPLAALLLATHFGLISAGAYLLSGAVWTLLALWLSGLREAEVN
- a CDS encoding transporter, with protein sequence MFPNRCGAVARLAQLGCALAALTLAAATAARADGCPKASDEIATDRPDVTNSSIVVPVGSLQNENGVNLTGRNAGRSIDGSNSRWRLGIAPCLEALIDLPSYTGTLKSPGASGFSDVAPGIKWQISPVPGKIDLSLTAGVALPTGAAEIAGRGAQPYIQLPWSWELHDGWGVSGMFTEFFRPAELTGRHMSEATFVIEKKLTERMSVFTEYVGDYPDGARPTQLINSGGLYRITPTQQVDLHIAFGLNRNSPNYIVGAGYSFRVDGLFR
- a CDS encoding c-type cytochrome translates to MTIRSIAGAIAPRHAKLAAMAAIALLLALNSARAAGDPARGATLYQGCGDCHSIEKNDVGPMHKGVVGRLAGTVAGYNYSPALKDSKIVWTEANLDKWLTGPDAMVPGTKMFYEVQDPKDRADIIAFLKEKAK
- a CDS encoding M48 family metalloprotease → MIEHAGRREEGTGRRLWAAPALVCAALTLSACGNIGNVGRFEQAPPTAAAAPAKPNRVVQQTPNSEREHERILSAYGGAYDDPKLEALISKTVDQLVAASERPDQAYKVTILNSGAVNAFALPTGQLYVTRGLIALASDTSELSSVLSHEMAHVLAKHAAMREDQARQAAVVTRVVTDMSSDPDLTALALAKTKLTMASFSRQQEFEADGIGVGIAARAHFDPYGAARFLTAMERNAALKVGKTALDPRAQDFTSSHPATPERISNAQTTARQYSSPENNERDRETYLAAIDNIVYGEDPSEGFVRGRRFLHPKLGFTFTAPDNFTLDNTAQAVIGVREGGSQAMRFDVVRVPAEQSLGDYLNSGWMEGVEKSSTEDLNINGFPAASATAHGDQWQFKVYALRFGSDVYRFIFAAKQKSTESERNARETVNSFRRLTLDEIQAARPLRIKVINVQPGDTVESLSHRMAGVDHPAERFRVLNGLDSHAQVKPRDRVKIVVD